The proteins below come from a single Mesobacillus jeotgali genomic window:
- the minD gene encoding septum site-determining protein MinD, whose translation MGEAIVVTSGKGGVGKTTTSANIGTALALQGKRVCLVDTDIGLRNLDVVMGLENRIIYDLVDVIEGRCKIHQALVKDKRFDDHLYLLPAAQTSDKTAVQPEQMRKLVNELKQDYDYIIIDCPAGIEQGYKNAVAGADKAIVVTTPEVSAVRDADRIIGLLEKEENVESPKLVINRIRTHMMKNGDMLDVDEITTHLSIDLIGIVADDDEVIKASNHGEPIALNPNSKASIAYRNIARRILGESVPLQQLDNDNKGVFSKIKKFFGVR comes from the coding sequence GTGGGAGAAGCGATAGTAGTTACATCCGGAAAAGGCGGAGTTGGCAAAACAACAACTTCTGCTAATATAGGTACAGCTTTGGCCCTTCAAGGCAAAAGAGTCTGCCTTGTCGATACAGATATCGGCTTGCGCAATCTGGACGTTGTCATGGGGCTTGAAAACCGCATCATATATGATCTCGTCGATGTAATTGAAGGAAGATGCAAGATCCATCAGGCCCTTGTAAAAGATAAGCGCTTCGATGACCACCTATATTTGCTTCCAGCGGCACAGACTAGCGATAAAACGGCGGTCCAGCCGGAACAAATGAGAAAATTGGTGAATGAACTAAAGCAGGATTATGATTATATCATCATCGATTGCCCGGCAGGAATCGAGCAGGGCTATAAAAACGCTGTTGCTGGTGCTGACAAGGCTATTGTTGTCACTACTCCAGAGGTTTCAGCGGTCAGGGATGCTGACAGGATTATCGGCCTGCTTGAAAAAGAGGAAAATGTTGAATCACCAAAACTTGTCATCAATCGGATCCGCACCCATATGATGAAAAATGGCGACATGCTGGATGTGGATGAAATCACGACCCATCTCTCCATCGATTTAATCGGGATTGTGGCCGATGATGATGAAGTCATCAAAGCATCAAACCACGGCGAGCCAATCGCGTTGAACCCAAATAGCAAAGCATCCATTGCGTACAGGAACATTGCCAGGAGGATTCTTGGTGAGTCTGTTCCGTTGCAGCAATTGGATAATGATAATAAAGGCGTATTTTCGAAGATTAAAAAGTTCTTCGGTGTCCGCTGA